A stretch of the Archocentrus centrarchus isolate MPI-CPG fArcCen1 unplaced genomic scaffold, fArcCen1 scaffold_26_ctg1, whole genome shotgun sequence genome encodes the following:
- the cfap299 gene encoding cilia- and flagella-associated protein 299 — translation MAYSTASRFHHSLTQFKAYEDYLDSKVTPLDLFYFKKELARKLVEHGHKGTVLSREEFEERKAAAQAAEAAKSNTFYNRSWPVTLASAGKELKDNFLKALAEREEANRSGKMTDGNKIHTVSS, via the exons ATGGCGTACAGCACAGCCAGCCGCTTTCACCATTCTCTAACGCAGTTTAAAGCCTACGAGGATTATCTGGACTCGAAGGTCACGCCTCTGGATCTGTTCTACTTTAAA AAGGAGTTGGCCCGCAAGCTGGTGGAACACGGCCACAAGGGCACGGTCCTGAGCAGGGAGGAATTTGAGGAGAGGAAAGCAGCTGCACAGGctgcagaggctgcaaagaGCAACACTTTCTACAACAGGAGTTGGCCAGT GACACTGGCAAGTGCAGGAAAAGAACTCAAAGATAACTTCCTGAAAGCCCTGGCAGAGCGAGAGGAGGCCAACCGCAGTGGGAAAATGACT GATGGGAACAAAATCCATACTGTGTCAAGCTGA